One genomic window of Streptomyces sp. WP-1 includes the following:
- a CDS encoding fasciclin domain-containing protein: MNTRIRRTAGLLTAAAVLPLVLTACSGSGSDSGKSDSSDRASASATTGGNDMSTMDQPFGPACSSVPKNGAGSFNGMAKDPVATAASNNPALSTLVTAVKKAGLVDTLNNAQNITVFAPTNDAFAKIPKATLDKVLNDKAQLTKILTYHVVGQKLTPKDLVNGSFDTLEKSKVTTTGSGESYMVDGSAKVVCGNVQTANANVYIIDTVLMPKS; the protein is encoded by the coding sequence ATGAACACCCGTATCCGCCGTACCGCCGGTCTCCTCACCGCCGCCGCCGTGCTCCCCCTGGTCCTGACCGCCTGCTCCGGCAGCGGCAGCGACTCGGGCAAGTCCGACTCCTCCGACCGGGCCTCGGCCTCGGCCACCACGGGCGGCAACGACATGAGCACGATGGACCAGCCGTTCGGCCCGGCCTGTTCGTCCGTGCCGAAGAACGGTGCCGGCTCCTTCAACGGCATGGCCAAGGACCCGGTGGCCACCGCCGCCTCCAACAACCCGGCCCTGTCCACCCTCGTGACGGCGGTGAAGAAGGCCGGTCTGGTCGACACCCTCAACAACGCCCAGAACATCACCGTGTTCGCGCCCACCAACGACGCCTTCGCCAAGATCCCGAAGGCCACCCTGGACAAGGTCCTCAACGACAAGGCGCAGCTGACGAAGATCCTCACCTACCACGTCGTCGGCCAGAAGCTCACGCCGAAGGACCTGGTGAACGGCTCCTTCGACACGCTGGAGAAGTCGAAGGTGACGACCACCGGCTCGGGCGAGTCCTACATGGTCGACGGCTCCGCCAAGGTCGTCTGCGGCAACGTCCAGACCGCCAACGCCAACGTCTACATCATCGACACCGTCCTCATGCCGAAGAGCTGA
- a CDS encoding GlsB/YeaQ/YmgE family stress response membrane protein yields the protein MGIIAWILIGLIAGAIAKALTPGKDPGGCLVTMLIGIVGGLLGGWLGKVIFGVHSINGFFSLSTWIAAVVGSVIVLLLYRVVTGRSR from the coding sequence GTGGGCATCATCGCCTGGATCCTGATCGGCCTCATCGCGGGCGCCATCGCGAAGGCACTGACCCCCGGCAAGGACCCGGGCGGCTGCCTGGTGACGATGCTGATCGGCATCGTGGGCGGGCTGCTGGGCGGCTGGCTGGGCAAGGTGATCTTCGGCGTCCACTCGATCAACGGCTTCTTCAGCCTCTCGACCTGGATCGCGGCGGTCGTGGGTTCCGTGATCGTGCTGCTGCTCTACCGGGTGGTGACAGGGCGCTCGCGCTGA
- a CDS encoding DUF1365 domain-containing protein, with the protein MTTASAGPPAAALYPCVITHQRRAPQRYLLRHRTYLWLVDPDHLPELPLPLRPFARFTARDHFTGRAPSIRAALDGFLDEHGIDLRGGRVLMLAHPRILGHVFNPLTLYWCYGPDGTMRCVVAEVHNTYGGRHAYLLHTDTTGTAAVAKDFYVSPFHPVDGHYEMRLPPPGELLHLSIRLHRPGTPPFTAAVRGTRRPATVPELLRLTLCHPWPTLLVSAAIRFHGVRLFLRGLPVQPRPGRRTPESAP; encoded by the coding sequence GTGACCACCGCGTCCGCCGGGCCACCGGCAGCCGCCCTGTACCCGTGCGTGATCACCCACCAGCGCCGCGCACCACAGCGCTACCTCCTGCGGCACCGCACCTACCTGTGGCTGGTCGACCCCGACCACCTTCCCGAACTGCCCCTCCCACTGCGGCCGTTCGCCCGCTTCACCGCCCGTGACCACTTCACCGGACGAGCCCCGTCGATCAGGGCCGCCCTCGACGGCTTCCTGGACGAGCACGGCATCGACCTGCGCGGCGGCCGGGTGCTGATGCTCGCGCACCCCCGGATCCTCGGACACGTCTTCAACCCCCTGACCCTGTACTGGTGTTACGGCCCCGACGGCACCATGCGCTGCGTGGTGGCCGAGGTCCACAACACCTACGGCGGGCGCCACGCCTACCTGCTGCACACCGACACGACCGGAACCGCCGCGGTCGCCAAGGACTTCTACGTGTCACCGTTCCACCCGGTCGACGGCCACTACGAGATGCGGCTCCCGCCGCCCGGTGAGCTGCTGCACCTGTCGATACGACTGCACCGGCCCGGCACCCCGCCCTTCACGGCCGCAGTCCGCGGCACCCGCCGCCCCGCGACGGTCCCGGAACTGCTGCGCCTGACCCTGTGCCACCCCTGGCCGACGCTCCTGGTGTCGGCCGCCATCCGCTTCCACGGTGTCCGCCTGTTCCTGCGCGGCCTGCCGGTGCAGCCGCGCCCGGGCCGCCGTACCCCGGAGAGTGCGCCATGA
- a CDS encoding DUF2267 domain-containing protein, with protein MEWNLDTFITQVNERARYDSPQQGARAVRNVLEVLGAHLVGDDRTDLAALLPEGCGPLLTAAEPASEPLSPASFVRAVAEHSNEDVAEARREIDAVLPTLADAADHALLRRLLTQLPPGHAGLFGCTDPG; from the coding sequence ATGGAATGGAACCTGGACACCTTCATCACCCAGGTCAACGAACGCGCACGCTACGACAGCCCGCAACAGGGAGCCAGGGCCGTACGGAACGTGCTGGAGGTCCTCGGCGCCCACCTGGTGGGCGACGACCGCACGGACCTGGCCGCCCTGCTCCCCGAGGGATGCGGGCCGCTGCTGACCGCGGCCGAGCCGGCCAGCGAACCGCTGTCACCCGCGTCGTTCGTCCGGGCCGTGGCCGAGCACAGCAACGAGGACGTGGCCGAGGCCAGGCGCGAGATCGACGCCGTACTGCCCACCCTGGCCGATGCCGCGGACCATGCGCTGCTGCGCCGGCTGCTCACCCAACTGCCGCCGGGGCACGCGGGTCTGTTCGGTTGCACCGACCCCGGATGA
- a CDS encoding DUF6003 family protein gives MADDALLFLLPERHPRLGAALSAVGDLECAESPAVRGWLHAHGTPASSERVRIVPAGSEVLIPEDAERLPVPLGEEETLRVEHACAPASLTDMESELLSFRDTTQDWQSLVHRALTAGIPEPRIAQLTGLDPQDIVQAVGE, from the coding sequence ATGGCCGACGATGCCTTGTTGTTCCTTCTGCCCGAGCGTCACCCGCGTCTGGGGGCGGCCCTGTCGGCGGTCGGCGACCTGGAGTGCGCCGAGAGTCCCGCGGTCCGTGGCTGGCTCCACGCGCACGGGACGCCGGCTTCCTCCGAGCGCGTCAGGATCGTCCCGGCGGGCTCCGAAGTGCTCATCCCCGAGGACGCGGAGCGGCTGCCGGTCCCCCTCGGCGAGGAGGAGACGCTGCGGGTCGAGCACGCGTGCGCGCCCGCGTCCCTGACGGACATGGAGTCCGAGCTGCTCAGCTTCCGGGACACCACCCAGGACTGGCAGTCGCTGGTGCACCGCGCCCTCACCGCCGGCATCCCCGAGCCGCGCATCGCCCAGCTCACCGGCCTGGATCCGCAGGACATCGTCCAGGCCGTCGGCGAGTGA
- a CDS encoding SpoIIE family protein phosphatase encodes MVEAESARTEPERPAAGFAPRLMPALEAIGAGAYVTDAQGLIVAANHRAEDLLGRPAGELVGHDAHDLLHRGPQGQRLPATQCGMRQAFLARIPAQGGEEYFARGDGSLLPVSWTITPYDTGGRGADTLVLFYTLGQDPGAGSRPGRAAKTLSDFERLALLAETTTQLTSTFDVEEALRRLVGLVLPRLADWAVIDLITERDEVWRTAVVQADGDALVHHEDLEGPMPPVPEESLMPLSKALRGVASAVAGPDTYRDPPDSGITAEQHRLFEVSGIHSAAMAPLRSPRDVLGALTLGRTEESGAFTVADLPLLEDIARRAGLALDNARLYQRQRKVAETMQNHLLPQMPRVPGLQMTVRYLPAPDASQVGGDWYDAFTLPDGATALAVGDVVGHDLEAAAGMAQLRNMLRAYAWSQEGPPSRVVERLDEAIMPITDVPMATLILARVTRTDDGHWELSWTNAGHPPPLLITRDGLARFLTGGHGLLLGTGVPTSRPDDTLRLPAGSTLVLYTDGLIERPGHTLDDGLDRLRQHAAALAHRPLPSFTDQLLHRVHPPGLDDVALLTLRTPARAHSRPAPPRDG; translated from the coding sequence ATGGTGGAGGCGGAGAGCGCGCGGACCGAGCCGGAGCGGCCCGCGGCAGGCTTCGCCCCGCGCCTCATGCCGGCGCTGGAGGCCATCGGGGCGGGCGCCTACGTCACGGACGCGCAAGGTCTCATCGTCGCCGCCAACCACCGGGCCGAGGACCTTCTGGGCCGCCCTGCCGGGGAACTGGTCGGACATGACGCGCACGATCTGCTGCACCGCGGGCCGCAGGGCCAGCGGCTGCCCGCGACACAGTGCGGCATGCGGCAGGCGTTCCTCGCGAGGATCCCGGCCCAGGGCGGCGAGGAGTACTTCGCGCGCGGCGACGGCTCCCTGCTCCCCGTCTCCTGGACCATCACGCCGTACGACACCGGTGGCCGAGGCGCCGACACGCTGGTCCTCTTCTACACCCTCGGGCAGGACCCTGGCGCGGGCTCCCGTCCGGGGCGGGCGGCGAAAACGCTGAGCGACTTCGAGCGGCTCGCCCTCCTCGCCGAGACCACCACCCAGCTGACGTCCACCTTCGACGTCGAGGAGGCGCTGCGGCGGCTGGTGGGCCTGGTCCTGCCGCGCCTGGCGGACTGGGCCGTGATCGATCTGATCACGGAGCGCGACGAGGTGTGGCGCACCGCGGTGGTCCAGGCCGACGGCGACGCCCTGGTCCACCACGAGGACCTCGAAGGGCCCATGCCGCCCGTCCCGGAGGAGTCGCTGATGCCCCTGTCGAAGGCGCTGCGCGGCGTCGCCTCCGCGGTGGCCGGCCCCGACACCTACCGCGATCCCCCGGATTCCGGCATCACGGCCGAGCAGCACCGTCTCTTCGAGGTCTCCGGCATCCACTCCGCGGCGATGGCGCCCTTGCGCAGCCCCCGGGACGTGCTGGGGGCCCTCACGCTCGGCCGTACCGAGGAGTCCGGCGCCTTCACCGTCGCCGACCTGCCCCTGCTGGAGGACATCGCCCGCCGCGCCGGCCTCGCCCTGGACAACGCCCGGCTCTACCAGCGCCAGCGCAAGGTCGCCGAGACCATGCAGAACCATCTGCTGCCCCAGATGCCGCGCGTGCCCGGTCTGCAGATGACCGTCCGCTATCTGCCCGCCCCCGACGCCTCGCAGGTCGGCGGCGACTGGTACGACGCCTTCACGCTGCCCGACGGTGCCACCGCGCTGGCCGTCGGCGATGTCGTCGGCCACGACCTGGAGGCCGCCGCCGGTATGGCGCAGCTGCGCAACATGCTCCGCGCGTACGCCTGGTCGCAGGAGGGTCCTCCCAGCCGGGTCGTCGAACGCCTCGACGAGGCGATCATGCCGATCACCGACGTCCCCATGGCCACCCTCATCCTCGCCCGGGTGACCCGTACCGACGACGGCCACTGGGAGCTGTCCTGGACCAATGCCGGTCACCCACCGCCCCTGCTCATCACACGTGACGGACTGGCTCGCTTCCTCACCGGCGGTCACGGGCTCCTGCTCGGCACGGGCGTGCCCACGTCGCGCCCCGACGACACCCTCCGACTGCCCGCGGGTTCCACCCTCGTGCTCTACACCGACGGTCTCATCGAGAGACCCGGCCACACCCTCGACGACGGCCTGGACCGGCTGCGCCAGCACGCCGCCGCCCTCGCCCACCGCCCCCTGCCCTCCTTCACGGACCAACTCCTGCACCGCGTCCACCCACCGGGTCTCGACGACGTCGCCCTCCTCACCCTGCGCACGCCCGCACGAGCGCACAGCCGCCCGGCCCCGCCGAGGGACGGGTAG
- a CDS encoding NAD(P)/FAD-dependent oxidoreductase, whose protein sequence is MERPSHAAPSAAATGAGGPRRTAVIGSGVAGLTAAHILARAHHVTLYEADDRLGGHAHTHDLTAPDGRAYRVDSGFIVHNHRTYPNLLRLFSELGVTTQESEMSMSVRCEGCGLEYAGARGLRGLLAQPRNALRVPYLRMLAEVPRLHRAARGLLERGADDTLTLGEFLDAAGFSPYFRAHFMTPVVSAVWSCDAQTALRHPAAHLFRFLAHHGMLSVSGSPVWRTVTGGSGTYVARIAAALHEVRAGTPVRSVLRHADGVAVTAADGSTASYDHLVVATHPEQALRLLGDATPVEKDVLGAFRYLRNTTLLHTDTSLLPRSSGARASWNYLMPHCRAGADRVRVSYDMNRLQRLDAPVTYVVTLGGQERVDSDRVLARMTYEHPVYTPESVAAQHRLPELNTAVTAFAGAYHGWGFHEDGCRSGAEAAAALGVRW, encoded by the coding sequence ATGGAACGACCGTCCCACGCGGCGCCGAGCGCAGCGGCAACCGGCGCCGGCGGTCCGCGCCGTACGGCCGTCATCGGCAGCGGCGTCGCGGGGCTGACCGCCGCGCACATCCTGGCCCGCGCCCACCACGTCACCCTCTACGAGGCCGACGACCGACTGGGCGGCCACGCCCACACACACGACCTGACCGCGCCGGACGGGCGCGCGTACCGCGTCGACTCCGGTTTCATCGTGCACAACCACCGCACCTACCCGAACCTGCTGCGCCTCTTCTCCGAACTCGGCGTCACCACACAGGAGTCGGAGATGAGCATGTCCGTGCGGTGCGAGGGCTGCGGACTGGAGTACGCCGGGGCCCGCGGCCTTCGCGGACTGCTGGCCCAGCCGCGCAACGCCCTGCGCGTGCCGTACCTGCGGATGCTGGCCGAGGTGCCGCGCTTGCACCGGGCCGCCCGCGGCCTGCTGGAGCGGGGCGCCGACGACACGCTCACCCTGGGGGAGTTCCTCGACGCGGCGGGCTTCTCGCCGTACTTCCGAGCCCACTTCATGACGCCGGTGGTGTCCGCCGTGTGGTCCTGCGACGCGCAGACGGCCCTGCGCCACCCGGCCGCCCACCTGTTCCGGTTCCTCGCCCACCACGGCATGCTCTCGGTGAGCGGATCACCGGTGTGGCGTACCGTCACGGGCGGCTCCGGCACGTACGTCGCACGGATCGCCGCCGCCCTGCACGAGGTCCGCGCCGGCACCCCGGTACGGTCCGTGCTGCGGCACGCCGACGGCGTGGCGGTGACTGCGGCCGACGGAAGCACCGCCTCCTACGACCACCTCGTCGTCGCCACCCACCCCGAACAGGCACTACGGCTGCTCGGCGACGCGACCCCGGTCGAGAAGGACGTCCTCGGCGCCTTCCGCTACTTGCGCAACACCACCCTGCTGCACACCGACACCTCGCTGCTCCCGAGGTCGAGCGGGGCCCGCGCCTCCTGGAACTACCTGATGCCCCACTGCCGGGCCGGCGCCGACCGGGTGCGGGTGAGCTACGACATGAACCGGCTCCAGCGACTCGACGCCCCGGTGACGTACGTCGTCACCCTCGGCGGCCAGGAACGCGTCGACTCCGACCGGGTGTTGGCCCGTATGACCTACGAACATCCCGTGTACACACCCGAGTCGGTCGCCGCACAGCACCGGCTGCCCGAACTGAACACGGCCGTCACCGCGTTCGCGGGCGCCTACCACGGCTGGGGGTTCCACGAGGACGGCTGCCGTTCGGGCGCCGAGGCCGCCGCCGCCCTGGGGGTGAGGTGGTGA
- a CDS encoding hemerythrin domain-containing protein, translating into MAETQDVVELILKDHRRMEDLFHLMRSVEADRAAALQEFAGLLIAHAQAEEAEVYPALKRYKHIDDEEVEHGEHEHDEGNQALLDLLEVAEVGSEEWDSKLEALVEAVNHHTDEEERTILNGARENVAMERREELGAAFREERGRRLKADCGSVDNVRRVVHS; encoded by the coding sequence ATGGCCGAGACCCAGGACGTCGTCGAGCTGATCCTCAAGGACCACCGGCGCATGGAGGATCTGTTCCATCTGATGCGCAGCGTCGAGGCCGACCGGGCGGCCGCGCTCCAAGAGTTCGCGGGTCTGCTGATCGCCCACGCGCAGGCCGAGGAGGCCGAGGTCTATCCCGCGCTGAAGCGGTACAAGCACATCGACGACGAAGAGGTGGAGCACGGCGAGCACGAGCACGACGAGGGCAACCAAGCTCTTCTGGACCTCCTGGAGGTGGCGGAGGTCGGCTCCGAGGAGTGGGACTCCAAGCTGGAGGCGCTGGTGGAAGCCGTCAACCACCACACCGACGAGGAGGAGCGCACCATCCTCAACGGCGCGCGCGAGAACGTGGCGATGGAGCGGCGCGAGGAGCTGGGAGCGGCGTTCCGGGAGGAGCGCGGGCGCCGGCTGAAGGCCGACTGCGGGTCGGTCGACAACGTGCGCCGCGTCGTCCACTCCTGA
- a CDS encoding CapA family protein: MGDVVMGTLPDSLPPDDGASFFDPVDDLLTGDVVLGNLEGTLTTGGSSKCEYIDGPNCFAFHAPPSYGHRLAQAGFTVMNTANNHIDDFGAEGRRETFAALRSARVRFTGRLGQITVQRVRGIRVALIGFAPDRGANDLTDIPAARRLTARAAAMADVVIVTMHAGAEGSDRTHVEPGTEYFLGENRGDSYRFSHAVIDAGADLVVGSGPHVMRGMEFYKGRLIAYSLGNFTGYKVLGLGGNLSTSGVLQVDLRADGTYVSGQLRPTRIVPPGTPEPGGEAIDLVSGVSEEDFGPHAARISAEGTIRRP; this comes from the coding sequence GTGGGGGACGTCGTCATGGGCACGCTGCCGGACAGCCTGCCGCCGGACGACGGCGCCTCGTTCTTCGACCCCGTCGACGACCTGCTCACCGGGGATGTGGTGCTCGGGAACCTGGAAGGCACGCTCACCACCGGTGGCTCCAGCAAGTGCGAGTACATCGACGGCCCGAACTGCTTCGCGTTCCACGCCCCGCCGTCCTACGGCCACCGGCTCGCACAGGCCGGGTTCACGGTCATGAACACGGCGAACAATCACATCGACGACTTCGGGGCGGAGGGGCGGCGCGAGACGTTCGCGGCGCTGCGTTCCGCGCGGGTGCGGTTCACCGGGCGGCTCGGCCAGATCACCGTCCAGCGGGTGCGCGGCATCAGGGTCGCGCTGATCGGGTTCGCCCCCGACCGCGGGGCGAACGACCTGACCGACATCCCCGCCGCGCGGCGGCTCACCGCCCGCGCCGCGGCGATGGCGGACGTCGTGATCGTCACGATGCACGCCGGTGCGGAGGGTTCGGACCGCACCCACGTAGAACCCGGCACCGAGTACTTCCTCGGCGAGAACCGGGGCGACAGCTACCGCTTCAGCCACGCCGTGATCGACGCCGGGGCGGACCTCGTCGTGGGCAGCGGCCCGCACGTGATGCGCGGAATGGAGTTCTACAAGGGGCGGCTGATCGCCTACAGCCTGGGCAACTTCACCGGCTACAAGGTGCTCGGTCTCGGCGGCAACCTCTCCACCAGCGGCGTCCTTCAGGTCGACCTCCGCGCCGACGGCACCTATGTGTCCGGGCAGCTGCGCCCGACCCGGATCGTGCCGCCCGGCACACCGGAGCCGGGCGGCGAGGCGATCGACCTCGTCTCCGGGGTGTCGGAGGAGGACTTCGGCCCGCACGCCGCCCGCATCTCGGCGGAGGGGACGATCCGGCGGCCGTAG
- a CDS encoding molybdopterin-dependent oxidoreductase has protein sequence MRDEEKDQRGRPGLPRLALGALSGALAGFSALAVAELVAAAVRPQSGPVVVVGGASIDATPAPVKDWTIRHFGTDDKLVLQLGILAVLAVSALALGALAVRLRRVGSAGVLLFGAVGAAAALNRPDSIGIADALPSVAGAVAGALLLYGLAGRLTAPARSTLSDSGAVSEETAGGAPAPEAWDRRGFVLAAASAAAASAVVGAAGRSLNGSSGRNAVASRARVVLPLPGSPAPPVPKRAGLRVAGISPFVTPNQDFYRVDTALVVPKVDATAWRMRVHGKGVRRPAAYSLDDLLRRELIERDITLTCVSNEVGGPYVGNARWIGVRLADLLAECGVAPPSRGGRADQLVARSVDGMTIGSPVEDLMDGRDAMLALGMNGEPLPFAHGFPVRMVVPGLYGFVSACKWIEDIELTTFDSYDPYWVRRGWARRAPIRTESRIDTPKPFARPKTGTVMIAGVAWAQHRGVDKVEVRIDDGPWQEAHLAAEYTRDTWRQWSLPWQAAKGGHTLTVRATDRTGTVQTDRRTRTIPDGASGWHSVVVTVD, from the coding sequence GTGAGGGACGAAGAGAAGGATCAACGAGGCCGGCCGGGCCTGCCGCGTCTGGCGCTGGGCGCGCTGAGCGGGGCGCTGGCCGGCTTCAGCGCGCTGGCGGTGGCCGAACTGGTCGCGGCGGCGGTACGTCCGCAGTCCGGTCCGGTCGTCGTGGTGGGCGGCGCGTCCATCGACGCGACGCCCGCGCCGGTCAAGGACTGGACGATCCGCCACTTCGGCACCGACGACAAACTCGTGCTGCAACTCGGCATCCTGGCCGTGCTCGCGGTGTCGGCGCTGGCGTTGGGCGCGCTGGCGGTGCGGTTGCGGCGGGTCGGGTCCGCCGGGGTCCTTCTCTTCGGAGCCGTCGGTGCGGCCGCCGCCCTCAACCGTCCCGACTCCATCGGCATCGCCGACGCGCTGCCCTCCGTCGCGGGGGCCGTAGCCGGGGCTCTGCTCCTGTACGGCCTGGCGGGGCGCCTCACCGCGCCCGCTCGATCGACGTTGTCGGACTCCGGCGCCGTGAGCGAGGAGACGGCAGGTGGTGCGCCTGCGCCCGAGGCATGGGACCGGCGGGGGTTCGTCCTCGCGGCGGCGTCCGCAGCGGCCGCTTCCGCCGTGGTGGGCGCCGCCGGCCGGTCACTGAACGGCTCCAGCGGCCGGAACGCGGTCGCCTCGCGCGCGAGGGTCGTGCTCCCTCTCCCCGGCTCACCGGCGCCCCCGGTACCGAAGAGGGCCGGGCTGCGGGTCGCCGGGATCAGCCCCTTCGTCACCCCGAACCAGGACTTCTACCGGGTGGACACCGCACTGGTGGTGCCCAAGGTCGACGCGACCGCCTGGCGGATGCGCGTCCACGGCAAGGGCGTACGCCGTCCGGCCGCCTACTCCCTGGACGACCTGCTGCGCAGGGAACTGATCGAGCGGGACATCACCTTGACGTGCGTGTCGAACGAAGTGGGCGGCCCGTACGTGGGCAACGCCCGCTGGATCGGCGTCCGACTGGCCGACCTCCTCGCCGAGTGCGGGGTGGCACCCCCGTCCCGGGGCGGCCGCGCGGACCAGCTGGTGGCCCGCTCGGTGGACGGCATGACGATCGGCAGCCCCGTCGAGGACCTGATGGACGGCCGGGACGCGATGCTCGCCCTCGGCATGAACGGCGAGCCCCTGCCCTTCGCACACGGCTTCCCGGTCCGCATGGTCGTCCCCGGCCTGTACGGCTTCGTGTCCGCCTGCAAATGGATCGAGGACATCGAACTCACCACCTTCGATTCCTACGACCCCTACTGGGTCAGGCGCGGCTGGGCCCGCCGGGCCCCGATCAGGACCGAGTCCCGTATCGACACCCCCAAGCCGTTCGCCCGGCCCAAGACCGGCACGGTCATGATCGCCGGGGTCGCCTGGGCCCAGCACCGGGGCGTCGACAAGGTCGAGGTCCGCATCGACGACGGCCCCTGGCAGGAAGCCCACCTGGCCGCCGAGTACACCCGCGACACATGGCGCCAGTGGTCGCTGCCCTGGCAGGCGGCCAAAGGCGGCCACACCCTCACCGTCCGCGCCACCGACCGCACCGGCACCGTGCAGACCGACAGACGGACCCGCACGATCCCCGACGGCGCCAGCGGATGGCACTCCGTCGTCGTGACCGTCGACTGA
- a CDS encoding YihY/virulence factor BrkB family protein: protein MQPLSGSRRIPPGTTTALRPGANRAQGRKFLERVDGFQRRHKWVGLPLAVVYKFYDDQAAYLAALLAYYGFLSLFPLLLILVAVLSTILSGDPALQQRVMDSALSEFPVIGDQLGHNIHSFHGSGVVLGAGIVGSVYGSLGVAQAAQYALNKIWAVPRHARPDPLRSRLKGLVFLLLLAVGLCASTLLSAVAAQSYLFGVRLRGGSWIAASAGSVCLNAFLLLLSYRLLTQRTLPLRRLAGVALGGALAWQVLQWVGSYYVSHVLRGATATYGMFGIVLGLLAWLYVGALIFVATAEAGAVRVMRLWPRSLLTPFTDRVRLSAADRRAYRSYAATEAFKGFQKVSVRFERPPEPRHEEPPDGTP from the coding sequence ATGCAGCCGCTGTCCGGATCCAGGCGGATACCGCCCGGAACCACCACGGCCCTCCGCCCCGGTGCGAACCGGGCACAGGGCAGGAAATTCCTCGAACGCGTCGACGGCTTCCAACGGCGCCACAAGTGGGTGGGCCTGCCGCTCGCCGTCGTGTACAAGTTCTACGACGATCAGGCCGCGTACCTCGCGGCGCTGCTCGCCTACTACGGCTTCCTCTCGCTCTTCCCGCTGCTCCTGATCCTGGTCGCCGTCCTGAGCACCATCCTCAGCGGCGATCCGGCGCTCCAGCAGCGGGTCATGGACTCCGCGCTGAGCGAGTTCCCGGTCATCGGCGACCAGCTCGGGCACAACATCCACTCCTTCCACGGCAGCGGAGTCGTCCTCGGCGCGGGCATCGTGGGCAGCGTCTACGGCTCGCTCGGTGTCGCCCAGGCCGCGCAGTACGCCCTCAACAAGATCTGGGCGGTCCCCCGGCACGCCCGCCCGGACCCGCTCCGCTCGCGGCTGAAGGGGCTGGTGTTCCTGCTGCTCCTCGCGGTCGGGCTGTGCGCGTCCACCCTGCTGTCGGCGGTGGCCGCGCAGAGCTACCTGTTCGGCGTGCGCCTGAGGGGCGGAAGCTGGATCGCCGCGAGCGCGGGGTCCGTGTGCCTGAACGCCTTTCTGCTGCTTCTGAGCTACCGGCTGCTGACCCAGCGGACCCTGCCGCTGCGCCGACTCGCGGGCGTGGCCCTGGGCGGCGCCCTCGCCTGGCAGGTGCTGCAGTGGGTGGGCTCCTACTACGTCAGCCATGTGCTGCGCGGCGCCACCGCCACCTACGGCATGTTCGGCATCGTCCTGGGCCTGCTCGCCTGGCTCTACGTCGGAGCCCTGATCTTCGTCGCGACGGCCGAGGCGGGCGCCGTACGGGTCATGCGACTGTGGCCCCGCAGCCTGCTCACGCCGTTCACCGACCGGGTGCGGCTGAGCGCGGCCGACCGCCGCGCCTACCGGTCGTACGCCGCCACCGAGGCGTTCAAGGGGTTCCAGAAGGTCAGCGTGCGTTTCGAGCGGCCACCCGAGCCCCGGCACGAGGAACCACCGGACGGCACACCCTGA
- a CDS encoding alpha/beta fold hydrolase, translating into MFEDFETRRVRLDEASILVRHGGEGPPVVLLHGHPRTSATWHRVAPLLVRSGFTVVCPDLRGYGRSTGPTPTADHAGYSKRAVAGDVVEVLRALGHTRFALAGHDRGGAVALRLALDHPDTVSRAAFIDCLPVTEHLSRITARFATQWWHWFFFAQPDIPERVIDADPDSWYRGDPRSMGRENYEEWRSATRNPDVVRAMLEDYRAGLTVDRRHEEADRAAGTLIRCPALILWSRRDDLEDLYGDPVKIWRRWAPDARGHGIDAGHHVAEEAPEALAASLADFFTGQPG; encoded by the coding sequence GTGTTCGAGGATTTCGAGACCAGGCGGGTGCGGCTGGACGAAGCGTCGATCCTCGTCCGCCACGGCGGGGAAGGGCCGCCGGTGGTGCTGCTGCACGGCCACCCCCGGACCTCCGCGACCTGGCATCGTGTCGCCCCGCTCCTCGTCCGGAGCGGTTTCACCGTGGTCTGTCCCGACCTCCGGGGATACGGCCGGTCCACCGGCCCGACGCCCACGGCGGACCACGCCGGGTACTCCAAGCGGGCCGTCGCCGGTGACGTGGTCGAGGTGCTGCGCGCCCTCGGCCATACCCGGTTCGCACTCGCCGGACACGACCGCGGAGGCGCCGTCGCACTGCGTCTCGCGCTCGATCATCCCGACACGGTCTCCAGGGCGGCGTTCATCGACTGCCTGCCCGTCACCGAGCACCTCTCGCGCATCACGGCCCGGTTCGCCACCCAGTGGTGGCACTGGTTCTTCTTCGCCCAGCCGGACATCCCCGAGCGGGTCATCGACGCCGACCCGGACAGCTGGTACCGAGGCGACCCCCGGAGCATGGGACGGGAGAACTACGAGGAGTGGCGCTCGGCCACCAGGAACCCCGACGTGGTGCGCGCGATGCTGGAGGACTACCGGGCCGGCCTCACCGTCGACCGGCGGCACGAGGAGGCGGACCGTGCCGCCGGGACACTGATCCGGTGCCCCGCGCTGATCCTCTGGTCGCGCCGGGACGACCTCGAAGACCTCTACGGGGACCCGGTGAAGATCTGGCGCCGGTGGGCGCCGGATGCGCGCGGCCACGGCATCGACGCCGGACACCACGTGGCCGAAGAGGCTCCGGAAGCGCTCGCGGCCTCCCTCGCGGACTTCTTCACCGGACAGCCCGGCTGA